The sequence tgaaatgaaatgttttttttttctattcttATAACAAAGGGTATAAAGGTAAATTAcccctttaatgaaacctatttttgtgacttctgatcctgagtgctagtttggggaggaaaacttcaaaaggtgctattattgacaattgcccgttaataaaatatgcattgaaaatgcaaaaactatatctttttgaaacaaaaaaaaaattttatgtaattttatgaaacggaaggagtaataattaaaataattttaaatgtatatttttggtAATAAATGCATATTTGGGATTCAAATGGGGAAACCCGGTTCAAACTTAACCAGCTAGGGTTCGTCGTTTACAAGCGGAGGTATACACTAATACACATGTTTGTATATAAAGGTCCAAATCTATAAAAGGAGATAGAGTGGCTGAGTATCCGGGAAACACATAACTTAagtagagagatagagagatacCAAAGGGTCCACGAAAGACCCGTGCTCAGCTTTGATTCTCTCAATCTCTTCggtttcatttaatttttttataatcattttttctTGTGCGACTTGGATCAATCTCATCGATCTGAAAGAATGAAGCGTGAGTATTTGGATTACATATTGGTACCATTAGGGATGGGTTTGATGATATTCTATCATCTGTGGCTTCTCCACCGTATCATTCATCGCCCATCTTCCACTGTCGTTGGCCTCAACGCCTTCAATCGCCGCCTCTGGGTCCAAGCCATGATGGAGgtcttttccttttcttattATCATACTTTTGTTGCTTTCTTCTCGTATATAAGTATTAAGTAGACCATTGCttatttttaagtaaaaaagGAGTAGATGATTTATTTTGTCATAGATTTGGATCCATCCATGTTTATCTGCATGAGTCGATGATCAATTTTctggaaaatgaaaaaaaaatctttaaaaaatattttttttgattaagCTCATTGGTTATAGTCTGAGGGTTGGGTATAACTGAGAATCCCGTGAATATCTACCAACCCGTGTGGATGTGCGTTTATCTTCTCATAtagtataacttttttttggtgaaaGTTGCATATAGTGTTTACTGCTTacacataaataatataaatataaatgtaatcTGAATAACATATGATCATTGACATATAAGTGAATACATGTGTAAAGATTTTCCTGGAAAATAAAATCTTGCCAATCGTTTCAGTTCCTTCTGTATTGGAGGATGAGATGTTGAGAATCTGTGCATATTACACATACTATAATAATCATCATGCATGTTGTTATTTCGAGAGATTTCTCTTTTCATATGTGAAcataataattagatttaaaaaaaaaaatcagattctgAAGATTTCCTTAATAAATGAGTCCCCAAGTGTGAAAGTTAAGGCACTGAAAATATGCTTTGCATTTCTTGAGGAATAAAACACAGATGCTAATGTTcttacttttcaaaaaaatataaaaaaagaaaaacagtttATGTTCTCCACCAATAATATTCCTCGTTTTGGTTTTCAGATTCCTTGTACAATTTATTTACAACTAATATATACCCTTACAACAAATGAGAGCAGGACGCATCTAAAAATGGTGTTCTAGCGGTTCAAACGCCACGGAACAACATAATGGCGTCAACACTATTGGCATCAACCGCAATAATGCTGTGTTCACTAATCGCGGTACTAATGACTAGCGGTACAGGGGAACGATCGGTATGGTTTGTGTTTGGAGACAAAAGCGACCAAGCTTTCTCCATTAAGTTTTTCGCAATCCTTGTTTGCTTCTTAGTCGCGTTTCTTCTAAACGTCCAATCAATCCGTTATTACAGCCATGCAAGCATCCTCATCAATGTCCCTTTTAAACAGCTCATGGCTGTTTCTTCGGGTGGTCATAGTCTTATGATAAACCAAGACTATGTGGCTGCAACAGTTAACCGTGGGAGCTACTTCTGGTCGTTAGGACTAAGAGCGTTCTACTTCTCATCGCCTTTGTTCCTATGGATCTTTGGTCCCATCCCGATGTTCATTACTTGTTGCGTTCTTGTTTCGTTGTTGTACTTTCTTGATTTAACATTTGACTCGATGGCTTGTAGCGTTGAGGTTGCAGATGTGGAGGAGACTGAGATTAGAAGCTTAGCTGAAAATGTGTAGTAAGTGGTTGAGAGATTGAGGAGAGTTCTGTTTACTAGAACTGATCTTATGACTTATGAGTTGTATCGATTCAGGTTCAATGGTTGTTGAACCGTGTTGCTTATTGAATAAAAATTTGTCATTTCCAAGCTTTTCTGATATGAACTATATTATCTAATATAccttatgttttatatttgtttctttgaCATCATatctaatagtttttttttttgctaaactatATTTGGTTAATAGTTGCGTATGAGTTTATATTAACATTGGCATGTTTATGTTCAACTTTTTGTTACCAGATCTGAAAGTACTTAGGTCTATTacaaactaaatatattttctaataataaaCTCAACTGGAGGTGCATCAGAAATACTTTTAACTTCTAGTAACATTTCCCAACGttgaaggtttttttttaatggggCATCCTAAATTCCTAATACTGgtatagttttttttccttAGGTAAAAATTTAATGTGTACTTATATCAAATAAACTATATTGATCATCCAGTGAACCTTACTATGAGGTCACATTTTAATTGTGTTTTGGACAACCACATTAGTTGTTTGGGATCTCCTTTCGAGGCATTATATAATCAGGACAAATGTTAAGAAATCTAAAAAGgtcaaactgattttttttaacactgagtTATTAATGATATTACAACTATGAGAAAAATACGCGATTCAAAAACCAACAATACTACCTATCTTATGAggatctacgcctaactgcatcgtCTGAACCGTTTTACGAAGATCCACGTCTGACCGGatttactaattaaaaaaaatgatttagagGTATGAGATTATTGACAATTAGTGTGTTTCGATCTCTTTGAGATTTAATGCagttttttcaataaaaaaagatttactttagtatattgttttaaataacAGAAATCCATATTCAAAACCTGTATAGttctgtttatatttttttatatgcatTTTTGGTAACTTTCTTTTAACATTTTCAAATTATGACAAATTACA comes from Brassica rapa cultivar Chiifu-401-42 chromosome A02, CAAS_Brap_v3.01, whole genome shotgun sequence and encodes:
- the LOC103854850 gene encoding uncharacterized protein LOC103854850 is translated as MKREYLDYILVPLGMGLMIFYHLWLLHRIIHRPSSTVVGLNAFNRRLWVQAMMEDASKNGVLAVQTPRNNIMASTLLASTAIMLCSLIAVLMTSGTGERSVWFVFGDKSDQAFSIKFFAILVCFLVAFLLNVQSIRYYSHASILINVPFKQLMAVSSGGHSLMINQDYVAATVNRGSYFWSLGLRAFYFSSPLFLWIFGPIPMFITCCVLVSLLYFLDLTFDSMACSVEVADVEETEIRSLAENV